AGAGAGCTGGATCGCTCCATCATCTCCGTGGGCATGCTGCCCATGCTCATCTTCGGCCGGGCGGGCCGCGCCGGGGTGGACATGAGCGGACTGGGCGGCGAGGCCGGACAGCTCTCGCCCCACGCCGTGCCCATGGTGGAGGACGCCTACAGCGACACCATGCGCATGGTGCGCCGCCAGGGCCGCACCTCGGGCTCCAGCAACCGTCCCCTGCTCCAGGGCCAGCCCGTGGATCCCTCCGGCTTCACCGAGGACATCGTCCAGGGCTTCGAGGAGACGCACCAGCTCCTGTGCCAGCACCGCGAGGCGCTCGGCGCCCGCCTCCAGGCCTTCGCCGACGTGGAGGTCCGCCACATCGTGCGCGCCACCCAGCGCTACGCCCTGTTGTTGCAGGAGAGCGTCCACCCCGACTTCCTGCGCGAGGGCCTGGAGCGCGACAAGGTGCTCGACAACCTCTGGGCCGAGGCCTCCTTCGTTCCCGCGCTGCGGCGGCTCGTGCCCTCGGAGCACGCGGATCTCCGGCTCGGGGACATTCCCCTCTTCACCACGCGCCCCGGCCAGCGCCACCTGTGGAGCAGCACCGGCGAGTGCATCCGCGACTACTTCGTGCGCGACAGCCTCTCCGAGGTGCGCGAGCGGCTCGCGCGGATGGACGAGAAGGACCGTGCCTGGCAGGTCTCCCTCATCCGCAAGTCGATGGTGTCGCTCGACAAGGGCCAGGGCACCGCACGTCCCTCGGCTCTCAGTACCCCGCCCCCTTCCCTTCCGCCCGCTTCACGTGAGGACTGCCTCGCCGCCGCCATCTCCATCGGGGAGGAGCTCGCGGCCAAGGCCATCCGGGGCAAGACGGATGTGTCCTGGATCGGCATGAGCCTGGAGGACCTGGGGCAGTGGCGCTGGAGCCTCTCGCCCCTGGGGACGGACCTGTACGAGGGCGTCGGCGGCGTCTCCCTCTTCCTCGCGTACCTCGCCCGGGAGACGGGCCGCGCGGACTTCGAGCAGCTCGCGCGCGCGGGCCTGGAGACCGTCCGGGACTCCTGGCGCAACCCCGACCCGGGCGACGCCGGCGTGGGCGCCTATGTCGGCCGGACCTCCTCCGCGTACGTGCTCGCCCACCTGTCCGCGCTCTGGAAGCAGCCGGCGCTGCTGGACGAGGTGATCGCCGGACTCCCCGTGCTGGAGCCGCTCATCGACGCCGACACGCGGTTGGATCTCCTCAGCGGCTCCGCGGGCTGCGCGCTCGTGCTGCTCGGGCTCCATGCCCGCACCGGAGACCCACGGCTGCTGGACGCGGCGAGACGGTGCGGGGAGCGGCTCCTCGTCACCGCCCAGCCGTGCCCGGAAGGCGGCATGGGCTGGAAGGGCCCGGCGGGACAGCAGCCGCTGTCGGGCTTCTCCCACGGCGCGGCGGGCATCGCGTACGCGTTGCTGGCGCTCGCCTCCGCCACGGGGGACACCCGCTACCGGCACCTCGCGGACCAGGCGCTCACCTACGAGCGCGCGCTCTTCGTGCCCGAGCACGGGAACTGGAAGGATCTCCGCGAGCCCGAGGCCTCCGCCGGAGAGGCCAGCCCGGGCTGCATGGTGACGTGGTGCCATGGCGCGCCGGGCATCGCGCTCGGGAGGCTGTGCTCGCTGCGGCACCTGGACGGGCCAGAAGTCCGCGCGGAGCTCGAGACGGCGCTCACCACCACCCTGCGCGAGGGCTTCGGCGGCAGCCACTGCCTGTGCCATGGAGACCTGGGCAACGTGGAGCCGCTGCTCCTGGCGGGCGAGGTGCTCGGCGAGCCCCGGTGGAGCCACGCCGCGAGCGAGCGCGCGGCCCACCTCCTCCACCAGGGACGGACACGCGGCTGGCTGTGCGGACTGCCCCGGGGTACCGAGACCCCGGGACTCCTGATGGGACTGGCCGGTATCGGCTACGGCCTGCTGCGGCTGGCGGCACCGGAGCGCGTGCCCTCGGTGCTCACCCTGGCCATGCCCTGAGTCAGCGCCGCGAGGCCGCGAGCACGCGCAGGAAGGCCAGGCCCCGGCGCAGCCACCGCACCGGCGCCATCACCGAGGCCAGCAGCGGCCACCGGCGGCGGGGCGCCCAGGGCCTGTCCAGCAGCGACTCCAGCGCCCGGCCCGAGCCCACCACCACCGCCGCCTGCAACTGAGCGGCGGCGTACTGGCAGAACAGCTCCTGCTTCGGCGTCGCCATGGACACCAGCACCAGATCCGGACGCGTCAGGGCCACGCGATCAAGCAGCCGATCCACGCCCGGCCCCTGCCCGTCCTCGGGCACACCCGTGGCGGCCACGCCCACGGCGAGCAACCCGTACCGGTCCCGCAGCACGCACGCCGTCCACTCGGCCAGCCCGGGCTGATCCGCCACCACGAGCACCCGCCAGGCCCGCGTCCGGGCCAGTCCGGCCAGCGCCGTCAACCACCGCGGCCCCGGCTCCGGCAGCGACGAGCCGAGCACCCGCGCCGCACGCACCAGTGCCGGACCGCCCGCGAGCGACAGCTCCGCCGTGGCGAGCGCCTCGCGCAACGGCGCATGGCTCTCGGCCCGGACGATCTGCTCCACATCCGGCGTGAGGACGTGTCCACCCCGGCCGGTGGCCACGAGCCGCTCGATGCACGCGAGCACCTCGTCGAGGCGCCCCATGTCCAGCGGCACCTGACCGATGCGCATGCGCGGGAAGGCCCGCCCGGGCTCCCGATCCACCCTCCGCGGTACTGGAAGCGCGAGACTCCCTGGCGGCGTCTCCAGCCCGACAACCCCGTTCATCACCCTCCTCCTCCTGGCGCCCTCGATGGGCTGGGACAGTGGTGTCACGCACCACGATCTGCCAGGGGGGTCTGACGAATGGATGACCGGGGACTGACGACGGAGTGACATCCGTCCCCGGATTCTCCGGCCGCTAGAGATCCGGCGGTGGCCGGACACCCAGGTGACACGCACGCAACGCCAGCTGGGTCCGGTTCTCCGCTCCCAGCTTGCGGTACAGCTGTGTCACGTGCGACTTCACGGTCCGCTCGGCGATCTGCAGGTGCGCGGCGATCTTCAAGTTGTCCGCGCCTCCGGCCACATACTGGAGCACCTCGCGCTCCCGTTGCGTCAGCGTGAGCAGCACGCTCGCCGTGGCCGTCGCCACCGGTGGATGCTCGAAGTCGTTGCGCAACAGTTGCACCGGGAAGAGCTTCTCCCCGCGCACCAGCGCATTGACGGCCGTGCACACCGCGTTCGTCGTGAGGCTCTGACGGAAGAGGTAGCCCGAGGCACCCTCGTCGAAGCACTGGGAGATGAAGTCCTGTGCATGCGCCGAGGACAGCACGAGCATCCGAACCTCCAGCCGGCGCTTGCGCGCCTCACGCAGGAGGTTCAGCCCTTCCGTGGCCGGGCAGCCCAGGTGCGCGTCGCCTTCCGGCTCCACGTCCAGGATGGCCACCTGCGGCGGATCCGTGCCGATGCCATCGAGGAGCGTCCTCACGTCCCGTGTCACCCACAGGACCTGAAGCCCTTCTCCTCTCAGTCCATCGGCCAGTCCTTGATAGACCGCCCACGGTCCTTCCAACAATCCAACCCGCACTTCCGCTTGATTCGTTGCCATGCGAGGGCCCCCCAGCCGTCATGGCGTACACATACATATGAGACGCACTGCACCCGGTGTTGCGAACACTCGCGGCTCCTGATGTGGGTCGAGCTCGTCTCTCCGCAAGGGTCTTCGTCCTACCGGTCAGCACCTTCCACAACCTGTTGATGCCTGGCTCTCTCCCGAGTCGCACCTCCGACGTCCACTGGAAAGATTCGACCCATCACCACCACCGATTCACCCAACGTGTGACCGGCGTTACCCACGAATGGCCATCCGTATGGCATTCGTCCAGTCGCGATCCACGCCAATTTGCCGCTGACTGTGCACGGGCATACCCATAACCCCTGGAGATGTCCGGTGGTGGGCTATTCCTGGGCCCCTGGGCGGATGACCCGGAGGACAGGGAGCGGCCTCCCGGTGTGCCTTGTGCGGCGTCATCGCCGCTCTACCCTGAGTGTAGGGGCCGCACTCCAGCGTGGGTACGACCCGAGCACAAGGAGGGACATGTCATGGCGGATCTTCCAGTGCGTCGAGGCAGTGGTTCATCGGTTGGCCGGTGGACGCGAGGGTTGGATCCCTTCGAGCGGATGAAGGAATTGATGGGGTTCGATCCGTTCGAGCAGGTGGGCCGGATGGTGGGCGGCATCGAGCCGTCGCTGAGCTTCATTCCGGCCTTCGAGGTGAAGGAGACGAAGGACGCCTACGTCTTCAAGGCGGACGTGCCAGGGGTGAAGGAGGGAGACCTGGACATCACGCTCACCGGGGATCGGCTCACCATCAGCGGCAAGCGGGAGACGGAGAAGCAGGAGGACACGGATCGCTTCTACGCCTACGAGCGGAGCTACGGCTCGTTCAGCCGCTCGTTCACGCTGCCCGAGGGCGTGGACGCGAACAACATCAACGCGGAGCTGAAGGACGGCGTGCTCCACCTGCGGTTGCCCAAGCAGCCGGAGATGCAGCCCAAGCGCATCCAGGTGGGCACCACGGACGCCAACAAGCAGGGCAAGGTGAAGGCCTGAGCCACGCGAGGAAAAAACGGAAGGGGCTGGAGTCCTCCAGCCCCCTTCTTCATTCCAGGTGCCAGGCCCGTCAGATGGTGCGCTGCCACAGCTCGCGCAGGTCGGTGGGCAGCTGGCCGATGACATCCTCGATCTCCCCCTCGGAGACCTGCTCCCGCACCGCGGTGAAGACGGCGCGGATCTTCCGCTCGGCCTCGAGGGAGTCCACGTCCAGGTCCTCCGACACCATCTGGAGGAAGCCGTCCTTGCCGAACTTGCTGGCCGGCTTGCCCAGGTGCCGCTCGCAGCGGAGGAGCAGATCCTGGAGCTTGCCGGGCAGTTGGGCCTCCAGGTGCGCGGCCTCCTCGCCGAAGAGCCGCTGCTCCAACACGCAGAGCACCGAGACCGCGGCGCGCTCCGCCTCTTCCTCGTTCATGGAGCCGATGACCATGAGGTTGCGCAAGAAGGCCTTGTAGGTCTGGTTGCGCCGGGTCTCGCTGCGCTGCTCGCGCCGGGCCCCCGGGTCCTCCGTGCCCTGCGACCGCGGGTTGATGTTCGTCCCCGTCCTCTCCGTGTCCGCCATATCCGCCTCCCTCGCGTTGAAAGGGTTCCTTCTGACCTTGACCACGCCCGGGCATGGCGTGCAGCGGGGCCGGGGCAAGGGGGTACCCACCCTGGTGCCTGCCCTGGCGGACCTCCAGGCGCGTTCCGGGTAATCTCCCGGCCGAATGGACTCCGCCCCCTCCCCGAGCCTCGACGTCGCCACGCCCGAGCGGGTCTCGCTCTCGTTGCCCGTGGCCGGCATCGGCTACCGGTGCCTCGCCTACCTGGCCGATCTCTTCATCCTCTTCGTCTTCTGGGTCATCGCCTATTTCACCTTCACGCTGCTGGTGAGTGACGTCATCGGCTTCTTCCAGGGGCTGTCCGGCCTGGCGCAGACGCTGCTGGTGGTGGGGGTGTTCGCCACGCAGTGGGTGTACTGGACGGCGGCCGAGGTGCTCATGGACGGGCAGACGCCGGGCAAGCGCCTCGTGGGCATCCGGGTGGTGCGCGTGGACGGCTCGCCCGTGGGCGTGCTGGAGAGCGCGGTGCGCAACCTGGTGCGCGTGGTGGACTCGCTTCCCCTCGTCTACGCCGTCGGGGTCCTCAGCGTGCTGCTGACGCGGCAGCACCGGCGGCTGGGGGATCTGCTCGCCGGCACGCTGCTGGTGCGCGAGGAGCGCATCGACCTGGACAAGTACACGGCCCCCGCCACGGGCTCCGTGGCCCTGCCCGCCGCGGCCCACGCCGAGCGGCTCACCTCCGAGGACGTGGAGCTCATCCTCTCCTTCCTGACGCGGGCGCCGGAGCTGGAGCCCCAGGCCCGGGCGCGCCTGGGGACGAAGCTGGTGGAGCGCTACGGAGGGCTGGACGAGGCCGGACGCGCCACGGTGCTGGCCTCGCCCCAGAGCACCGAGGCCTTCCTGCGGGCCCGCGTCCAGACGGAGCGCTGACGTGGCCGCCCCCCTGCCCGCCTTCGTCACCCGCCGCCGCCCGGACTGGGACGCCCTGAAGGAGCTGCTCGACCGGCAGCGCGCGGGCACCCTGCGGCTGGGCGAGCTGCGTACGCTCGATGTCCTCTACCGGCGGGCGGCGGCGGACCTGGCGCATGCCCAGACCTTCTACGCGGGCACGGACGTGCACCGCTTCCTCAACCAGCTGTGCGGCCAGGCCTACGCCGCCATCTACCAGCCGCCGCGCGAGCGGCTGGCCTCCACCCTGGCCTTCTTCCGCCAGGACTTCCCGCGCACCCTGCGCGCCAACGGAGCCTTCGTGGCCGCCAGCGCGGGCCTCTTCCTGCTGGGAATCCTGCTGGGGGCGGTGGTGGTGCTGCTGGAGCCGCGCGGCGCGGAGCTGCTCGTCCCCGAGCACCTGCGTGACTTCATCGCGCGCAAGGAGATGTGGACGGACGGCATCCTCACGGTGTCGCCGCCCAACGCGGTGGCCTCGGGCATCGCCACCAACAACCTCACGGTGACCATCGTCACCTTCGCCTCCGGCATCCTGCTGGGGCTGGGGACGGTGTTCGTGCTCATCAACAACGGCGTGCACCTGGGCTCGGTGGCCGCGCTGTGCGTGCACGAGGGGATGGGCGGCAAGCTGTTCGACTTCATCGCCGCCCACGGGCCGGTGGAGCTGTCCATCGTCGTCATCGCCGGAGGCGCGGGGCTCATGGTGGGCCAGGCCCTCATCGACCCCGGCGAGCTGCCCCGGGGGCAGGCCCTGGCGCTGCGGGGGCGCGAGGCCGTGAAGCTGGTGCTCGGCTGCGCGCCCTTCCTCGCCCTCATCGCCGTGGTGGAGGGCTTCGTGTCCCCCGGCGACTTCTTCTCCTCGTGGGTGAAGGCCTCGCTGGGACTCGCCCTCGGAGGCTTCTTCTGGCTCTACCTGCTGCGCGCTGGCAGGGGTGGGGCCGGAGCGGGCGCGGCCTCCTGACGGAGGGAGGCCATCACGGGCCGTTCCCGCTCATCCACCTCGAAGCGGAAGATGTCGGGCCGGGCGTAGTGGCCGCACGGGTCGAAGTCGAGCCGCGCCCGGGTCACCATGCCCAGATCGAGGTCCGCCGTCAGCACGCCCTCCTCGTTCCACAGGGGGCCGGCGAGGACCTCGCCGAACGGGGAGATGATGACGCTGCCACCCCGGGACAGGATGTGGGGCGCGTCGGCGGGCAGCGGCTCCTCACGGAGGACCTCCTCCGGGTACATGTCGCGGGTGACGAACTGGTTGCAGCCGAGCACGAAGCACCGGCCCTCGGAGCCGATGTGGCGCATCGTGGCCTGCCACGTGTCGCGGTTGTCGGCGGTCGGAGCGAGGTAGAGGTCCACGCCCTTGGCGTACATCGCCGTCCGGGCGAGCGGCATGTAGTTCTCCCAGCAGATGAGCCCGCCGAGCCGGCCGAAGGGCGTGTCCACGGTGGAGAGCGTGCTGCCATCGCCCTCGCCCCAGATGAGCCGCTCGGAGCCGGTGGGCTTGAGCTTGCGGTGCTTCGCGAGCAGCGCGCCATCGGGCCCGAAGTAGAGCAGCGTGCAGTAGAGCGTGCCGCGCGTCAGGTGATCCCGCTCGATGACACCGATGGCGAGGTAGACGCCGTGCTCGCGGGCGATGCCACCGAGGTAATCGATGGCCGGGCCGGGGAGCTCCACGGACTGCTCGTTGTAGAGCTGCCAGAGACGGCGGCCGGCCTCGGTGCGGCTGCCCACGATGAAGCCGAAGCCGAGCCCGCGGGGATAGGCGGGGATGAAGGCCTCGGGGAAGAGGACGAGGCGCGCACCGGTGCGGGCGGCACGGGCGGTCCACGAGGCGACGCGCTCGAGCGTGGCGTCTCGGTTGAAGAGCACGGGAGCGGCCTGGACGACCGCGACACGGACCTGCTGGGTTTGCGGCATGCGGCGCACCATAGGCCAACGGAGGACCTGTCAGGAACCCGCGGCATTTCGCGTCTGATTTCGCATCACGAAGGGACGTAGCTCAAAGGTAGAGCACCTGCCTGATAAGCGGGAGACAGCAGTTCGAGCCTGCTCGTCCCTACTTCCGCGGTTCCATAGACAGACACGCGTGTAGCTCAACAGCAGAGCACCGGTTCGACACGCCGGAGATCAGGGTGCGACTCCCTGCTCGCGTAATTCGGGGTCATCGTCCAACAGGAAGATGCCGCCATCGCAAGGCGGAGATCCGGGTGCGACTCCCGGTGACTCCACTCTCCTTCCCCACTCTTACGGGCTGGCCGCCGGGGCGGAATCGGGCTTTGCACGCCTGATGTGCCGGGTTCGACTCCCGGTCGGTCCAATTCCTCTCACGCGCGACGCGCTACGCCCAGAAGGCCACCAGGGCGCCCGCGGCCGTGGCCACCACGTTGACGGTGTCATTGCCCAGCCACGAGAAGCCCCGCAGGGGCCGGGCGGCGCGTCCGCACCGGTGCACCCGGCGCTCGGTCTCCCGCGCACAGGCATCGCACCAGCGCACGTCCTGCACCGTGGCGCCCAGCAGGCTGTCCACCAGCGAGCCCGCCACTCCCGCCAGCACGAGCCACGGAATGAGCGCCACCGGCGCCCCCGCGAGCACGGCCACGCCTCCCACGAAGGCAGCACCCGCGGTGGACGCCAGCAGCCCGGCTCCCGACACGGCGCCGGACGTACCGGGCGGAACCTGCCGCAGCGTGGTGACCAACCTCGGCGGCGAGCGCGAGAGCACCCCCAGCTCCGTGGCCCAGGTGTCCGCGTTGGCGGCGACCAGCGCGCCCAGCATGGCCAGCGAGTAACGCGCGTCTCCGGTGACCCCCAGCAGCACCGCCGCCACCGCGGCCACGCCGCCGTTGGCCAGCGCCTGCCCCAGGTCCCGCGTCCCCGTCTTGGCGTACTCCTCCTCCACACCGGCCTTCCGGGCCCGGAACGTCTTGGAGAGCGCGCTCGAGGAGATGAAGAAGCCGAGCAGCGCCGCGGCCCCCACCGCCCCCGCCAGGCCGAAGACGGGCGTGCCAACGAGGATGGCTCCCAGCACACCACTCGGGCTCAGCGAGCCCCGGGTCCAGGACAGCACACCGATGGCCAGGGCAATGCCCGCTCCCACGCCCAGCCCCCAGGCATGCGCGGACGGCACCAGGTAGAGGACCGCCCCCGCGGACAGCGGCACCCAGAGGTTGTCCCGGCCCTTGGTGCCGAGCGCCTCGGCACACGTGGCCACCACGGCGCACAGCAGGGCCAGCGGCACCCGCGGCATGTCCGGTGCGACGCCCGGCATCCACGTCAGCACGGCCAGGACGGCCACGAAGGTGCTGGCGCACAGGGCCAGCGAGCCCTCCAGGCTCTTGTGCTCCCCATGGAACGTCTCGTAGCGGTGGCGCCCGAAACGCCGGCCCACCAGCGAGGCCACGGCATCTCCCACCGCCATGGCCATGACGCCTCCCGCCGCCACCGCCGGCCTGTCCCACGCCAGCCACACCAGCAGCGAATAGGCCACCGCGAACCAGACCGTGCCCAGGTTGTCGGGCTCGGCCTCCACCGCCTTCAGCAGCCGCTTGCGGTGGATGTACCAGTTGGCCACCGCCGCCGTGGCCGACGGCACCACCGCCAGTCCCCGGCTCTCGAAGAGCCCCAGCGTCCCGAAGATCCAGAAGCCCACGCCCACGTGGATGATCTTCCGCGCCAGCTCACGCGACAGGCCTCCCCTCAGGGCCAGCTCCCCCGCGGCGACACAAACTCCGACATATCCGTAGGACCAGAAAAGCGCCTGGATGTCCTGACTCATGGGCGCCGATTGTAGTCAGTCCCCGGGCCACCCCAAGAGCAGGAATACCCGGCCGGAAGTTGGCCCATCAACCGCAAGCATGAAGTTCGGGGTTCAATCGGAATCGGGTGGGGGGGATTCACAAGGAAACACCTTCCGGGTCATCATCTGCCCCCGGCTCAACACTTTCCAAGGTGTTGAGTCTCCCTGCACCCCTCCCAGTCAGCACGTGTGCCCCCGCGCCACGAGGCGTGTGCCCCAACGAGGTCTCGCGGTTCCGAAGTTCGAAGCAGAGGTACGGGCTCCATCCCCCACGGGTGACCATGTCGCAGAAGAAGAAGTGGATGTTCCTGGGTGTGACGACCGTCACCGGGCTCGCCGCGTGCGCGCCGCAGGTCGTCACCGCGTACAACAACTGGAAGCAGGAGCGCCGCAACGCGCTCATCGAGAAGACCGAGCTGGCGCTCGCACAGGGGCTCGACCACATCCCCTGGATGGACAGCCTGCGCTCCGAGGACGAGAGCGAGGAGCACGAGGGCGTCGCCTCATCCGAGGAGGAGAACGAGGAGGGGGAGAAGGATGACGCCGCGCTCCGCCGGCTCGCCAACCAGGCCGAGATCGGCCCGCGCAGCCCCGAGTACCAGCAGGAGCTGCTGAAGATCGCCGCCGCCGAGGCGCGCAAGTGGAACGGCCCGGGTGCCACCACGCCCATGCGCCTGGATGGAGACGCCAGCGCCATCTCGCCGACGCCCGCGGGCAACGCGACCTGGACGAACCTCGGCCCGGCCACGGCCCGCTCCTCGTACAACGGCACCTACTACAAGTCGATCGACTCCGGCCGCATCACCAAGATCCGCGTCAAGCCGGGTGATGCGAAGACGGTCTACATCTCGACGGCTGGCGGCGGCGTGTGGAAGGCCACCGACTTCGGCCAGTACCCCACGTGGCAGCCCATCACCGACCAGCTCGGCACGCTCGCGGTGGGCGCGATGGATCTCGACCCGACCGACGGCAAGACGATCTGGATCGGCCTGGGTGACCCGTTCGATCAGCAGGGCGGCGCGCTGGTGAAGTCCTCCGACGAGGGGACGACCTGGGGCGACCCCATCCTCCTGTCCGCGACGCACCCGGTGGACGGCAAGCCGACGATCACCAACAACGTCCGCGACATCCGCATCGATCCGGCCAACACCGGCAACATCCTGGTCGCCGCCAACGACGGCCTCTACCGCTCGGACGACGGCGGCGCGAGCTTCAACTTCATCGATCTGCCGAACACCGCGGCCACGGGCCCGGTCCGCGAGTCCACCTGGAGTCTCGTGTACCTGGGCAAGGGCGCGGACGGCCAGTCGCAGTGGCTGGTGAGCGGTGCGTATGCCTGCCCCGGCGCCCAGCCTCCCCACCCGGCCTCCGGTACGCAGAACCGGCTGCTGAGCACCGACAAGTGCGCCTCCAACCCCGCCGTGGGCAACTACGGTGACATCTGGAAGAGCACCGACTCGGGCGCCACCTGGGTCTCGGCCCGCGCCAGCGGCACCCTGCCGGCCACCGTGACCGGCTCGGGCGCCACCGACATCAGCTACATCGACATCGCCGCCAGTGGCACGGCGGACCCCTCCGCCACCGTGGTCTACGCCCTCGGCGGCTCGCTCAGCGACGCCGCCTCGGCGACGAACGCGGTGCTCAAGAGCGTCAATGGCGGTACCACCTGGACGGTGGTGGCCACCAAGACCAAGCCGGTCACCAACCCCACCACGCTCGCCGCCCAGTGCACGGACGTCAACGTGGGCCATGATCAGAGCTGGTACAACCTGGCCATCGCCGTGGATCCCGCGGACCCCAACCGGGTGCTCATCGGCGGCAACCTCTGCGGCATCCGCTCCTCCGACGGCGGCGCCACCTGGCAGAACATGTCCCACTGGCTGCCCCAGGGCGGTGGCGGCTACACCGCCGACGGCTTCCTGCCGTACGTGCACGCCGACTGGCACACGGCCACCGTCGTGCGCGTGGGCAGCATCTACATGGCGCTCGTCGGCACCGACGGCGGCCTGTCCGTCTCGCGTGACGTGTTCGACGCCCCCACCGGCGCGCAGGTCAACTGGCAGCACCCCAACATCGGTCTGGTCACCCAGCTCCCCTACTCGGTGGGCAGCGGCGATCCCGTCTATGGCAACGCCGGCGTCGTCTTCTCCGGCCTGCAGGACAACGGCACGCGCTTCCGCCTCATCGACGACGAGGCCTTCATCTCCGACTTCGATCTGCAGAACTGGGATCAGATCCGCGGCGGTGACGGTATCGGCACGGCCGTGTCCCGCGACTCGCGCGGCCAGAACCCCATCTATTGGATCTCCGTGCAGGGCCAGTGGTGGTACTGCCAGCCGCGCCTGCGCGACTGCAGCCGCGCCACCCGCATCGAGGGCGGCGTCGAGATCTCCAACTACGTCCGCGCCAACTTCACGCTGCCCGCGGGTGACAGCTACCCGTTCATGATCCGCTACAGCCCCACCTTCGATGCGCAGGGCTCGGTGGTCGCGACCACCAGCTTGAACCTCTTCCGCGTCACCGTGGATCCGGTGTCCGACCGCCCGTCGGCCGTGCGGCTGACGCCCTCGGGCATCGTCGTGGCCGGCGCGACCCGTGGCCCCCGCGGTCTCGGTGTCACCGCCTCGCCCCACCCGTACACCGTGGACGGCGTGCCGACGCGCATCTATGGCCTGCCGCTGAGCGGCGGCGGCTCGGCCCTG
The sequence above is drawn from the Archangium gephyra genome and encodes:
- a CDS encoding DUF92 domain-containing protein encodes the protein MSQDIQALFWSYGYVGVCVAAGELALRGGLSRELARKIIHVGVGFWIFGTLGLFESRGLAVVPSATAAVANWYIHRKRLLKAVEAEPDNLGTVWFAVAYSLLVWLAWDRPAVAAGGVMAMAVGDAVASLVGRRFGRHRYETFHGEHKSLEGSLALCASTFVAVLAVLTWMPGVAPDMPRVPLALLCAVVATCAEALGTKGRDNLWVPLSAGAVLYLVPSAHAWGLGVGAGIALAIGVLSWTRGSLSPSGVLGAILVGTPVFGLAGAVGAAALLGFFISSSALSKTFRARKAGVEEEYAKTGTRDLGQALANGGVAAVAAVLLGVTGDARYSLAMLGALVAANADTWATELGVLSRSPPRLVTTLRQVPPGTSGAVSGAGLLASTAGAAFVGGVAVLAGAPVALIPWLVLAGVAGSLVDSLLGATVQDVRWCDACARETERRVHRCGRAARPLRGFSWLGNDTVNVVATAAGALVAFWA
- a CDS encoding WD40/YVTN/BNR-like repeat-containing protein; the protein is MSQKKKWMFLGVTTVTGLAACAPQVVTAYNNWKQERRNALIEKTELALAQGLDHIPWMDSLRSEDESEEHEGVASSEEENEEGEKDDAALRRLANQAEIGPRSPEYQQELLKIAAAEARKWNGPGATTPMRLDGDASAISPTPAGNATWTNLGPATARSSYNGTYYKSIDSGRITKIRVKPGDAKTVYISTAGGGVWKATDFGQYPTWQPITDQLGTLAVGAMDLDPTDGKTIWIGLGDPFDQQGGALVKSSDEGTTWGDPILLSATHPVDGKPTITNNVRDIRIDPANTGNILVAANDGLYRSDDGGASFNFIDLPNTAATGPVRESTWSLVYLGKGADGQSQWLVSGAYACPGAQPPHPASGTQNRLLSTDKCASNPAVGNYGDIWKSTDSGATWVSARASGTLPATVTGSGATDISYIDIAASGTADPSATVVYALGGSLSDAASATNAVLKSVNGGTTWTVVATKTKPVTNPTTLAAQCTDVNVGHDQSWYNLAIAVDPADPNRVLIGGNLCGIRSSDGGATWQNMSHWLPQGGGGYTADGFLPYVHADWHTATVVRVGSIYMALVGTDGGLSVSRDVFDAPTGAQVNWQHPNIGLVTQLPYSVGSGDPVYGNAGVVFSGLQDNGTRFRLIDDEAFISDFDLQNWDQIRGGDGIGTAVSRDSRGQNPIYWISVQGQWWYCQPRLRDCSRATRIEGGVEISNYVRANFTLPAGDSYPFMIRYSPTFDAQGSVVATTSLNLFRVTVDPVSDRPSAVRLTPSGIVVAGATRGPRGLGVTASPHPYTVDGVPTRIYGLPLSGGGSALLVDKGSSVSLRGGSTILQVPNGSGGFDQIGFIQSVAIPRRPESLGGTDSTRTWLVSTVASANLAGGPIPESVGHLFKTTDQGATWVPFHGNGTGMDLPNVPVFVVRFDPSDDSIIYAGTELGLYRSTDGGATWARYGKGLPMVRIYDLTVASNGSLLRVATYGRGVWEVHPRSEASTTAGNGDWDGNGVVDYFDLAAMAGRLGTTPATNTNLRYDNTLDMTSSPTTIEEADLSTLLGKFGSTP